The genomic DNA TTATTGTAGGTGAGATGAGGGATGGGAAGATGGCTTCCATAACCGCTGAACTATTAGGTGTCGGTCGGAAGCTGTCCGATGAACTGAACCAGGAACTTTCAGCCCTGTTCATAGGATTGGGTATTACCGATGCCGCCGGGGAGGCCATCGCCTTCGGGGCGGACAGGGTGTACGTCATGGATAATCCCCTGTTCAAGGATTATTTGACGGAATCCTATGTGGCGGCTTTGGAAAATTTGTGCCAACAGGCAGGACCTGGGATTTTACTTCTGGGACAAACATCGATGGGCAAGGATCTGGCCCCGTCATTGGCCTTCCGAATGAAGACCGGCCTGACCATGGATTGTGTGGACCTGACCATTGATCCGGAAACCAGGCACCTTAGAAAAACCAAGCCGGTTTATGGCGGCAATGCTTTGGCTGTATTTGTGTGTGAATCAGGGCGGCCTCAAATGGCGACCATAAGGCCAAAGGCCATGTCTCCCCTGCTCCCGGATCCTTCCCGGAAGGGTGAGGTCGTCCCCTTCGATCCGAAGATAAACCCTTCGGCCCTGCGGACCCGCTTGATTGGCAGAAAGAAAACCGAGATTGAAGGGATAAAACTGTGCGAGGCCGAGGTTGTCGTCTCCGGAGGAAGAGGCCTGGGCGGCCCGGAACCCTTCCAAAAACTGGAGACCCTGGCCAAAATACTCCATGGTACGGTCGGTGCTTCCAGACCGCCCTGTGATGACGGGTGGGTCCCTTCCCACTACCAGGTGGGCCTGACCGGTGAACTGGTCGCCCCCAATTTATATATAGCGGTGGCCATATCCGGGGCCTCCCAGCATCTGGCCGGCATGCAGGGTTCCAAAAATATCGTGGCCATCAACAAAAACCCCAAGGCCGGTATCTTCAGATTGGCCAAGTTCGGCATTGTCGGTGACTACCAAACCATATTACCGGCCTTTACTGAAAAATGCAGGGAACTTCTGGCGGATTAAAAATCATGCCCTTCGTCCACCCCTCCGCTGAAACCTATTTCGGGATTCCGGGTTATGTTCTGTCCTGGGTTATTCTTATTGCAGCCCTGGCCTTATTTTCCTGTACCCTTTACCAACGGATTTTATTGCTCCGTTCCGGACAGCCGGACCCCCGCTTTTCCCAATTGGACCGAAGATTCCTGGGGTTGATCCGTTACGGTCTGATTCAAAAAAAACAACTGCGCTATTTTGGGGCCGGTATAATTCATTATCTGATTTTTACCGGATTCATCATCCTGAGCCTCCGATCCCTGGACCTGATCATCCAGGGGCTGGGAGGCGGCTATGAGCTGTACTGGTTGAAAGGGTCTTTCGGGGGTTTTTACAACAGCTTGAAGGACGTCTTTGAACTGCTGGTCCTGGCCGCCGGTCTCTGGGCCATCCTGAGACGGCTCCTGCTTCAGCCAGAACGCTACCGGCGCAATGGAGATCCAGGCCATCAGTCAGAGGCTTATCTGGTATTGGGCCTGATCGTTTTTCTGATGATCACGGATATCCTTTTTGAAGCCGGTCGCCTGGCTTCCACTTCCCAGGTTTCCCGGGGCTGGCTTCCGGCGGCTGCTTTGGGGGCCTGGACCCTTTCCGGATCTCTTCCGTCTACAGGGGCGGTTCTTTCCAGCACCGTCTATTGGCTGCACCTGCTGGCCTTTTTTTTCTTTTTAAACTTCCTCCCCCTGGCCAAGCATTTTCACATCATCACGGCCCTGCCCAATGTCTTTTTCCGCAAGCTTGAAAAAGGAGGGATCAAACCGGCCCGATGGGGAATCGAAAATCCGGAAGACCTGGACAGCCTGGGGGTGGGCCGACTGACGGATTTTACCTGGAAGCACCTGCTAGACTTTTTTAGTTGCACGGAATGCGGCCGCTGTTCCGATCAATGTCCGGCCAGGGCCGTAGGCCGGCCTTTGTCTCCTAAAATGTTCACCATCAAGTTAAGGGATTACGGGTATTCGAAGGAGGAAAACAAAATCGCGATGACCGGCGGCCTGATCACCACCGATGAAATCTGGTCCTGCACGACCTGCGGGGCCTGTGAGGAGGAATGCCCGGTCTGTATCGAGTATATTGACAAGATGATTGACCTGCGCCGTCATCTCATCGAGACCTCGCAAACTCCCAAATCATTTAATTCCGTTTTGATGCAGATCGAAAAGACCGGAAATCCCTTCGGCAAACCGGCTTCCAAAAGGGCTGACTGGACCAAAGAGGTGCCGGGACTCCTCGTCCCGATTCTGAAAGCGGGAGATGAGGCCGAGGTTCTTTACTTTGTTGACGGCTATGCTTCCTATGACCCCAGGGTCCAGATCATAGCCCAGGCTATCGTTCAGGGGCTTCACCGTTCTAACATCCAATTCGGCATCCTGGGGGCTAGAGAAAAAGATTCCGGCCATCAGGTCCGCCGTCTGGGGGAGGAAGGCCTTTTCCAAAACCTGTTGGAAGAAAATATGGAGACCCTGGGCAGCCGCCGGTTTAAACAGATTGTCACCACCGATCCCCATGCCTTCAACACCCTTAAAAAGGATTATCCCGGAGATCTTCCGGTCATGCACTATAGCCAATTCTTTTTGCCCCTCATTCAGGACGGCCGGCTCAAACCGGCAAAGGCCCTGGCTCCCGGGGATGTCTATACCTATCATGACCCCTGTTATTTAGGCCGGCATAACGGCCTTTATGATCCGCCCCGGCAGATCCTCAAGACCTTGCCGGGCATGAACTTAGTGGAGATGCAGCGCTGCCGGGACCGGAGTTTTTGCTGCGGCGGCGGAGATGTCAATCTCTGGCATGAGATCGAAGGAGAGGAAATGCGTATGGCCGGAAAAAGGGTCCGGATGGCCCGGGATGCCGGGGCGAACGTCATCGTCACCGCCTGCCTCTTTTGCCTGCTTAATTTGGAAGATGCGGTCAAGACCGCCGGTCTGGATAAGGAAATGCGGGTAACGGATCTGATGGAATTGGTGGTTTCTACGATCTAAAAAATAGCCTTCAGGGATCGGGGATTGGCGAAAGACATTTTCATGATTCGTGGCGCCCCATGGGTATGAAGGTTTAGTTCGAAAATAGATTTAAATATGTAGCACAGCCGCCCTCGGCTGGGAACCGCTAAAGACAGCCTTAAACCTTCTCAGGAGGTATGTTTTGTGGACATCATTGTCTGTGTAAAAAGGGTCCCTTTTACCCAAGAGGTGGACCTGGAGATTGGTCAGGACAAAAAGGATATCGACCGGTCCCCGCTGGTTTATGCCTTGAACGATTGGGATGGTTATGCCATAGAAGAGGCCGTTCTGATCAAAGAGCAATTCGGCGGGACCATCACGGCCATCACCCTGGGCAGCGAAGACGATGAAGAGGTCTTAAGAAGATGCCTGGCCGTGGGGACTGACAAGGCCATGCGCATCGATCCCGGGAGCAGGGAATTGGACGGCTATGGGATTTCCAGGGTCCTTTCGGAGGTCATCAGAGGACTTTCTTTTGACCTGATTCTCACCGGTGTCCAGGCCGAAGACGACAACCAGGCCATGATCGGGATCATGACGGCCGAACAACTGGGCCTGGCCCATGCCGCCGTGGTGACCGGGATCGAGGTAAAGGATCAATCGGCCCTGATTCGCTGCGAACTGGAAGACGGGCTGGAAGAACGATCCATCCTCAGCCTCCCGGCCCTGCTGACCATCCAGAGCGGGATCAATGAACCCCGCTATGTGTCCCTCATGGGCATAAAAAAAGCGGCTAAAAAAGGGATCGAAACGGTCCTTTTGACTGATTTGAATCTGACCGAAGAGGACCTGGCCCCGAGAACGCACATCGAAGAAGTCTATCTGCCGCCGGATACCGAAGGGGCCGATATGATCATCGGTGAGCCTTCCCGGATCGCCGAAGAGATTTTACGCCTATTGAAAGAAAAGGGGGTGAGGACCTGATGAATCCGATCTTTGTCCTGGTGGAGCACCGTCGCGGAAAGATCCGGGATATAACTTTTGAAATGCTCGGGAAGGCCGGGGACTTGAGCCATTGGCAGGGCTGCCCCCTGACCGTGGTTTTAATCGGCTGGGAAGTAACCCCTTTTTTGCAGGAGCTTTCCGGCTGGGCCGATACCATCCTGGTGGTGGAAAAGGAAGAATTGAAAAACTTTGATGCCGGGTTATACCAGGAGGTCCTCCATCAACTCATTCAGGAATACCGGCCTTGTATTACTCTTATGGGCCAGACCTCCTGGGGGTTGGATCTGGCCCCGGCCCTGGCTGTTAAAACCGGGTTTCCATTGGCCACAGATTGCCTGGATATCCTCACGGACGGGGATCAGGTGAAAGCCATCCGCCAGGCCTATGGCGGCAAGGTCTTCACCCGGGTCGCTTTAAAGAAGTCTGCCGGATACCTGATGACCGTACGGGCCGGGGCTTTCTCCCCAGAGAAGACCGAAGAACGGAAGGGAGAGATCATTAAACAGGAGCTTAAGGCCGATCTGCCAGAACCGCGCCGGCGCTTTGTGGAATTTGTGGA from Deltaproteobacteria bacterium includes the following:
- a CDS encoding electron transfer flavoprotein subunit alpha/FixB family protein; the protein is MNPIFVLVEHRRGKIRDITFEMLGKAGDLSHWQGCPLTVVLIGWEVTPFLQELSGWADTILVVEKEELKNFDAGLYQEVLHQLIQEYRPCITLMGQTSWGLDLAPALAVKTGFPLATDCLDILTDGDQVKAIRQAYGGKVFTRVALKKSAGYLMTVRAGAFSPEKTEERKGEIIKQELKADLPEPRRRFVEFVENGAGEIDIAQAEFLISVGRGIGEEENLTLVKDLAQSLGGVLSCSRPIVDKKWLPKFHQVGTSGKSVKPKVYLALGISGAFQHLAGISGAGTVIAVNKDPKAPIFRVADYGVVEDLFKILPALMEKV
- a CDS encoding (Fe-S)-binding protein, whose amino-acid sequence is MPFVHPSAETYFGIPGYVLSWVILIAALALFSCTLYQRILLLRSGQPDPRFSQLDRRFLGLIRYGLIQKKQLRYFGAGIIHYLIFTGFIILSLRSLDLIIQGLGGGYELYWLKGSFGGFYNSLKDVFELLVLAAGLWAILRRLLLQPERYRRNGDPGHQSEAYLVLGLIVFLMITDILFEAGRLASTSQVSRGWLPAAALGAWTLSGSLPSTGAVLSSTVYWLHLLAFFFFLNFLPLAKHFHIITALPNVFFRKLEKGGIKPARWGIENPEDLDSLGVGRLTDFTWKHLLDFFSCTECGRCSDQCPARAVGRPLSPKMFTIKLRDYGYSKEENKIAMTGGLITTDEIWSCTTCGACEEECPVCIEYIDKMIDLRRHLIETSQTPKSFNSVLMQIEKTGNPFGKPASKRADWTKEVPGLLVPILKAGDEAEVLYFVDGYASYDPRVQIIAQAIVQGLHRSNIQFGILGAREKDSGHQVRRLGEEGLFQNLLEENMETLGSRRFKQIVTTDPHAFNTLKKDYPGDLPVMHYSQFFLPLIQDGRLKPAKALAPGDVYTYHDPCYLGRHNGLYDPPRQILKTLPGMNLVEMQRCRDRSFCCGGGDVNLWHEIEGEEMRMAGKRVRMARDAGANVIVTACLFCLLNLEDAVKTAGLDKEMRVTDLMELVVSTI
- a CDS encoding electron transfer flavoprotein subunit beta/FixA family protein → MDIIVCVKRVPFTQEVDLEIGQDKKDIDRSPLVYALNDWDGYAIEEAVLIKEQFGGTITAITLGSEDDEEVLRRCLAVGTDKAMRIDPGSRELDGYGISRVLSEVIRGLSFDLILTGVQAEDDNQAMIGIMTAEQLGLAHAAVVTGIEVKDQSALIRCELEDGLEERSILSLPALLTIQSGINEPRYVSLMGIKKAAKKGIETVLLTDLNLTEEDLAPRTHIEEVYLPPDTEGADMIIGEPSRIAEEILRLLKEKGVRT
- a CDS encoding electron transfer flavoprotein subunit alpha/FixB family protein → MKQGVFIVGEMRDGKMASITAELLGVGRKLSDELNQELSALFIGLGITDAAGEAIAFGADRVYVMDNPLFKDYLTESYVAALENLCQQAGPGILLLGQTSMGKDLAPSLAFRMKTGLTMDCVDLTIDPETRHLRKTKPVYGGNALAVFVCESGRPQMATIRPKAMSPLLPDPSRKGEVVPFDPKINPSALRTRLIGRKKTEIEGIKLCEAEVVVSGGRGLGGPEPFQKLETLAKILHGTVGASRPPCDDGWVPSHYQVGLTGELVAPNLYIAVAISGASQHLAGMQGSKNIVAINKNPKAGIFRLAKFGIVGDYQTILPAFTEKCRELLAD